One Nostoc sp. UHCC 0302 DNA window includes the following coding sequences:
- a CDS encoding efflux RND transporter periplasmic adaptor subunit, translating to MTSPEPQTNFEDNLPQTSFEPPPRKRRWLWLLIAGLLLLGGGAAVVWRLLIPSNSAPSTANVQPPGVRVKVSTVQNGTIDESSDFIANLESRRSVTLQPRIQGQVSQIFVRSGDPVAQGAAIIQVDPRQQQAAVTGINAAAQASLAQVENARATLKSLEAERLSNLADVQLNQQEYQRYSSLADQGAVARQTSDQYANKLATAKAQLGAIDSRIQAQRATIVQAEKSLQQADANTNEQKVQLQYYKITAPFSGTVGDIPVKVGDFVSTSTQLVTITQNRPLEVKISVPLERGPQLRKGMPVEVMNAQGKSLGTSRVFFIAPNASNETQGILIKALFNNSRGQLRADQLVRARVIWNQRPGILVPTTAVTRVAGETFVYVVETEKSPQGVSQQVARQKRVQLGDIRANNYQVIEGLQPEDKVIISGLLNLRDGVPIVAES from the coding sequence ATGACATCCCCTGAGCCTCAAACTAATTTTGAAGACAATCTTCCACAAACCTCATTTGAGCCACCCCCTAGAAAACGGCGGTGGCTTTGGTTATTGATTGCTGGGCTACTATTATTAGGCGGTGGAGCAGCAGTTGTGTGGCGTTTGCTAATTCCGAGCAATTCAGCACCTTCAACTGCTAACGTTCAACCTCCAGGGGTAAGAGTAAAGGTATCGACAGTACAAAACGGCACAATAGATGAAAGTTCAGATTTTATTGCTAACCTAGAGTCTCGGCGCTCAGTTACACTCCAGCCAAGGATTCAAGGTCAAGTCAGCCAGATATTTGTGCGATCGGGAGATCCAGTAGCCCAAGGAGCAGCAATTATCCAAGTAGACCCTAGACAGCAACAAGCTGCGGTCACTGGCATTAATGCTGCGGCTCAAGCATCTTTAGCACAAGTAGAAAATGCTCGTGCAACACTCAAATCTCTAGAAGCAGAACGTCTATCCAACCTTGCTGATGTGCAATTGAACCAGCAAGAATATCAAAGGTATTCTAGCTTGGCAGATCAAGGAGCGGTAGCTCGACAGACGAGCGATCAGTACGCTAATAAACTAGCCACAGCTAAAGCTCAACTTGGTGCAATTGATTCTAGGATTCAAGCACAACGAGCCACTATAGTGCAGGCTGAAAAATCCCTACAGCAAGCCGATGCAAATACTAACGAACAAAAAGTCCAACTTCAGTACTACAAAATTACGGCTCCTTTTAGTGGCACAGTTGGTGACATCCCAGTGAAAGTAGGTGATTTTGTTAGTACTTCGACCCAATTAGTTACCATCACTCAAAACCGACCTTTAGAAGTTAAAATTTCTGTGCCACTGGAGCGAGGGCCACAATTGCGTAAGGGAATGCCTGTGGAGGTGATGAATGCACAAGGTAAAAGTCTGGGTACAAGTAGGGTATTTTTTATTGCACCTAATGCCAGTAATGAAACGCAAGGCATACTGATCAAAGCCCTCTTTAACAACTCTAGAGGTCAGCTGCGTGCAGATCAATTGGTGAGAGCTAGAGTGATTTGGAATCAGCGCCCAGGAATCTTAGTTCCAACAACAGCAGTAACTCGTGTAGCCGGGGAAACTTTTGTTTATGTTGTTGAAACAGAGAAATCTCCTCAAGGTGTATCCCAACAAGTAGCTCGGCAAAAGCGAGTGCAGTTAGGCGATATCAGAGCTAATAATTACCAAGTTATCGAAGGATTACAGCCAGAAGATAAAGTTATTATCTCCGGGCTGCTCAATCTCAGGGATGGCGTTCCTATAGTTGCAGAATCTTAA
- a CDS encoding efflux RND transporter permease subunit, whose amino-acid sequence MFVDFFIKRPVFTSVCAIIILLVGAISIPTLPTAQYPDISPTQITVSANYVGASAEIVENTVTTVLERQINGVEGLKYMTSSSSNNGNSTITVTFDASRNKDIAAVDVQNRISVAQPQLPQPVQQTGVTVNKQSNNILLAMGLYSDNKEYDNIFLSNYADLYIVDAIKRINGVGEAQVFGERRYAMRLWLDPNRLATRNLTAQDVIDALEEQNLQVGAGQIGQQPSLPGQMYQIDLQAVSRLTDPSEFADIVIKTGADGALIKLRDVGRAELGAQDYSSFLRFRGNDGVGIGIFPTPGSNALDVAKAVKAEMARLAQRFPPGMKYQVAFDTTTFVEASLAEVVKTLLEAIALVVLVIYIFLQDWRTTLIPVIVIPLTLIGTFAFIKAFGFSINTLTMFGLTLATGLVVDDAIIVVENVSRLIEDEGMSPRKAASESMRELFGAVIATSLVLMAVFVPVAFFPGTTGQIYKQFALTIAFSMVISTFLAITLTPSLSALLLRRGQRPRGWLGKIFNQVNRFIDWLRRGYERSLIRLNRIKAIVVLLFILSLAFTGWLYTRVPTAFIPDEDQGYFITIIQGPEGVSLNYTSDVMAQVEKEILKLPEVTGTFAIGGFGFSGNSANSGAIFTTLKPWQERHEPDQSAAAIIGKLGGVLSAIPEARIFPVNPPSIQGLGSFGGFQFELQDRQGNSGLNNLLQVMGQLLQRGNQTPGLQAVFSTFSANTPQMLIEVDRNKAKSLQVDVDDIFNTLQSYLGSRYVNDFNLQQRTYRVYVQADAQFRSNPEDIGKLYVRSATNQMIALSNLVKVRPTTGAQTINHYNLFRAIEINGAAAPGYSSGQATDAMEKLANEILPASMGYEWSGITAEEKESGGLAPLIFALGLVFVFLVLAAQYENYVDPLIIMLSVPLAILGALSAQSLRGLANDVYCQVGLVMLIGLASKNAILIVEFANQLREQGLSISKAAIQASQERLRPILMTSLSFILGIWPLVNPEGAGAASRKSLGTAVAGGTIVSTLLSLFIVPILYIVIGNIRDRLSRGQKPQQLDSNLEDKLPSTSHR is encoded by the coding sequence ATGTTTGTTGACTTTTTTATTAAGCGGCCTGTATTTACCAGTGTTTGCGCCATTATCATTCTGCTGGTGGGAGCAATTAGTATCCCAACACTGCCTACGGCGCAATATCCAGACATTAGCCCAACTCAAATTACTGTTTCTGCTAATTATGTTGGTGCTAGTGCTGAAATTGTAGAAAATACAGTAACGACTGTCTTAGAACGCCAAATTAACGGTGTCGAGGGCTTGAAGTATATGACTTCAAGCAGCAGTAACAATGGCAATAGTACGATTACAGTCACATTTGACGCATCACGGAACAAAGATATTGCAGCTGTTGATGTGCAAAATCGGATATCCGTAGCTCAACCTCAGCTGCCACAACCTGTACAGCAAACTGGAGTTACTGTTAATAAGCAGTCCAACAATATTCTTTTGGCAATGGGGTTGTACTCAGATAACAAAGAGTATGACAATATCTTTTTAAGCAACTACGCTGACCTCTACATCGTAGATGCCATCAAAAGAATTAATGGTGTAGGTGAGGCGCAAGTTTTTGGCGAACGCCGCTATGCGATGCGTCTGTGGCTCGACCCTAATCGCCTTGCTACTCGCAACCTCACCGCCCAAGATGTAATTGATGCACTTGAGGAACAAAACCTACAGGTAGGCGCTGGGCAAATCGGTCAGCAGCCATCATTACCTGGCCAGATGTATCAAATAGACTTGCAAGCTGTTAGTCGGTTGACTGATCCATCAGAATTTGCAGATATAGTGATCAAGACAGGTGCGGATGGCGCATTGATCAAACTCAGAGATGTGGGTAGGGCAGAGCTAGGAGCGCAAGACTATAGCTCTTTCTTGCGGTTTAGAGGCAATGATGGCGTGGGTATCGGGATATTTCCTACACCAGGAAGTAACGCCTTGGATGTTGCTAAAGCAGTAAAAGCCGAAATGGCGCGATTGGCACAACGTTTCCCACCAGGGATGAAATACCAGGTGGCGTTTGATACAACAACTTTTGTAGAAGCATCTTTAGCGGAAGTTGTCAAGACATTACTAGAAGCGATCGCTCTTGTTGTTTTAGTAATTTATATCTTCTTGCAGGACTGGCGCACGACACTAATTCCAGTGATTGTCATTCCCCTAACCTTAATTGGCACATTTGCCTTTATCAAGGCTTTCGGTTTTTCGATCAATACCCTGACGATGTTCGGTTTAACCTTGGCAACTGGGTTAGTGGTGGATGATGCAATTATCGTAGTTGAGAACGTTTCTCGCTTAATCGAAGATGAAGGAATGTCGCCGCGCAAGGCTGCCTCCGAATCAATGCGGGAATTGTTCGGAGCGGTGATTGCCACCTCTCTAGTACTAATGGCTGTATTTGTCCCCGTCGCCTTTTTCCCAGGAACTACAGGACAAATATATAAGCAATTTGCGCTAACGATCGCCTTTTCAATGGTGATTTCTACCTTTCTGGCTATTACCCTGACTCCTTCCCTTTCAGCTTTATTGCTGCGTCGGGGGCAAAGACCACGTGGCTGGTTGGGTAAGATTTTTAATCAGGTTAACAGATTTATTGATTGGTTACGCCGGGGATATGAGCGATCGCTAATTCGCCTCAATCGCATCAAAGCGATCGTTGTGCTGCTATTTATCTTGTCCTTGGCTTTTACAGGCTGGCTTTATACCCGTGTACCCACAGCATTTATCCCCGATGAAGACCAAGGCTATTTCATCACCATTATTCAAGGCCCAGAGGGAGTTTCACTCAACTACACTAGCGATGTTATGGCTCAGGTAGAAAAAGAAATTCTCAAACTACCAGAAGTCACAGGTACATTCGCCATAGGCGGCTTTGGTTTTAGTGGCAACTCAGCTAATAGTGGTGCGATTTTTACGACCCTCAAACCTTGGCAAGAGCGTCACGAACCCGATCAGTCAGCCGCAGCAATCATCGGCAAGCTAGGAGGAGTGTTATCGGCAATTCCTGAAGCGAGAATTTTTCCTGTGAATCCGCCATCGATTCAGGGTTTAGGCAGTTTTGGTGGGTTTCAATTTGAGTTACAAGACAGACAAGGTAACAGCGGTTTAAATAACCTGTTGCAAGTCATGGGTCAGTTACTCCAACGCGGTAATCAAACCCCAGGATTGCAAGCCGTATTTAGCACTTTTAGTGCAAATACACCGCAGATGTTAATTGAAGTAGACCGCAACAAAGCTAAATCTTTGCAAGTTGATGTAGACGATATTTTCAATACCCTCCAGAGTTACTTGGGTTCGCGGTACGTCAACGACTTTAATTTGCAACAACGCACTTATCGCGTGTACGTCCAAGCAGACGCGCAGTTTCGCTCTAACCCAGAAGATATTGGCAAATTATACGTTCGCTCTGCAACCAATCAAATGATTGCCCTCAGCAATCTCGTGAAAGTTAGACCGACTACGGGAGCGCAAACTATCAATCATTACAACTTGTTCCGCGCTATTGAAATCAACGGTGCAGCTGCTCCTGGTTACAGTTCTGGACAAGCAACTGACGCGATGGAGAAACTAGCAAATGAGATTTTGCCTGCAAGTATGGGTTATGAATGGTCAGGGATTACCGCAGAAGAAAAAGAATCTGGTGGTTTAGCGCCCTTAATTTTTGCATTGGGACTTGTGTTTGTATTTCTGGTGCTAGCGGCACAGTATGAGAACTACGTTGACCCACTGATTATTATGCTCTCAGTTCCCCTAGCTATCTTAGGGGCGCTCTCAGCGCAGTCATTGCGAGGTTTAGCCAACGATGTGTATTGTCAAGTTGGTCTAGTGATGTTGATTGGTCTGGCAAGTAAAAACGCCATTCTGATTGTAGAATTTGCCAACCAACTGCGGGAGCAAGGTCTTTCGATAAGTAAAGCGGCGATACAAGCATCACAAGAGCGTTTGCGGCCTATCCTGATGACTTCTTTATCTTTTATTCTGGGTATCTGGCCATTGGTCAATCCCGAAGGAGCAGGAGCAGCCAGTAGAAAATCTCTTGGTACAGCAGTTGCTGGAGGGACGATTGTCTCTACTTTGTTGAGTTTATTTATCGTACCGATTCTATATATCGTAATCGGAAACATTCGCGATCGCTTAAGTCGCGGTCAAAAACCACAGCAGCTAGATTCAAATCTTGAGGACAAACTTCCTTCTACTAGTCATCGGTAG
- a CDS encoding SDR family oxidoreductase, whose amino-acid sequence MASLAGKVSIITGASRGIGRAIALKLAGNGASVVVNYAGNANKAQEVVADIEKLGVEAISVQADVSKVADIQRLFEQTIQRFGKVDILVNNAGTVIYKPITEVTEEEFDKIFAVNVKGTYFACQQAAQHLAEGGRIINFSSSTTAMMLPTYSVYVATKGAVEQITRVLAKELGTKGIAVNVISPGPTDTELFREGKTEEQINRLAQGAAFGKLGDVQEIADVVAFLASNEARWITGQNIRVNGGIA is encoded by the coding sequence ATGGCATCTCTAGCAGGCAAAGTCTCAATTATCACTGGTGCATCGCGCGGAATTGGACGAGCGATCGCACTTAAGTTAGCAGGTAATGGTGCTTCTGTTGTTGTTAACTATGCAGGTAATGCAAATAAAGCCCAAGAAGTTGTTGCAGACATTGAAAAGCTGGGAGTAGAAGCAATTTCTGTACAAGCTGATGTGAGTAAGGTGGCTGATATCCAACGGCTATTTGAGCAAACAATTCAACGTTTTGGTAAAGTCGATATTTTGGTTAACAATGCCGGAACGGTAATTTATAAACCAATTACAGAAGTAACAGAAGAAGAATTTGACAAAATTTTTGCAGTTAACGTTAAAGGTACTTATTTTGCTTGTCAACAAGCCGCGCAACATTTGGCAGAAGGTGGACGTATTATCAACTTTTCTTCATCAACTACAGCGATGATGCTGCCAACTTATAGTGTTTATGTAGCAACTAAAGGTGCTGTTGAACAAATTACGCGGGTACTAGCTAAAGAATTAGGTACAAAAGGAATTGCAGTTAACGTTATTTCTCCTGGCCCTACAGATACAGAACTTTTTCGAGAAGGCAAAACAGAAGAACAAATTAACCGTTTAGCCCAAGGAGCAGCCTTTGGCAAACTGGGAGATGTCCAAGAAATTGCCGATGTAGTAGCATTTCTTGCTAGCAATGAAGCACGTTGGATAACTGGGCAAAATATCCGTGTTAACGGTGGAATTGCATGA
- a CDS encoding rubrerythrin family protein, whose protein sequence is MDLSNFTTLQNLEAAFGGESMANRKYLYFAEVARKLGFTDLAKLFKETAEQETEHAFAHFELLHPELVVENAAALTDEQKKEIVSRCLSLAIEGETYEYTTMYPEFATAAQRDRDNPAAEEFLKQVKESTDHANVFREAAHRFGLLKPIENYHADRYAEALEVLNGGQAATRVAGDDPKTRKWICVKCSLIYDPVAGDPDSGIAPGTPFEEIPDDWECPICGASKKTFKLFQEKVAA, encoded by the coding sequence ATGGATTTATCCAACTTTACTACACTCCAAAACTTAGAAGCTGCCTTCGGTGGCGAATCGATGGCAAATCGCAAGTATCTGTATTTTGCGGAAGTAGCACGAAAACTTGGGTTTACAGATTTGGCGAAACTTTTTAAAGAAACAGCCGAACAAGAAACTGAACACGCTTTTGCACATTTTGAGTTACTACATCCAGAACTTGTAGTAGAAAATGCTGCGGCTTTAACTGACGAACAAAAGAAGGAAATTGTATCTCGTTGTTTATCTTTGGCGATTGAAGGTGAAACTTATGAGTACACTACAATGTATCCAGAGTTTGCCACAGCTGCTCAACGCGATCGCGATAATCCCGCAGCCGAAGAATTTCTCAAGCAAGTTAAAGAATCCACTGATCATGCTAATGTATTTCGTGAAGCAGCACACCGATTTGGCTTATTAAAACCCATCGAAAATTACCACGCTGATCGCTACGCTGAAGCTTTAGAAGTATTAAATGGAGGACAAGCAGCAACCAGGGTTGCAGGGGATGATCCGAAAACTCGTAAATGGATTTGCGTAAAATGCAGCTTAATTTATGATCCAGTTGCTGGCGATCCTGATTCAGGAATTGCACCTGGTACACCTTTTGAAGAAATTCCCGATGATTGGGAGTGTCCAATCTGCGGTGCTAGCAAAAAGACTTTTAAACTATTTCAGGAAAAAGTTGCCGCTTAA
- a CDS encoding MFS transporter encodes MHSADNEKFERRKPVYQELNFQIVCAVTLIAVLGVSSVTPAFPKLATVLNINPKDFGLLVTVFTLPAFILGPVIGVVADRWGRKKILVPSLFLFAIAGTACAFARDFNLLLFLRLLQGIGAASLLSLSITLIGDLYTEDRRTTAMGYSASISSVGTATYPIIGGALATMGWYYPFILPIFAIPIGLLVLFVLKNPEPKGDVYDGLRQRNLQEYLRNAVKVLQNRQLFGLFIASAANFVFLYGAYVTYLPQLINDTFKAPPTVIGLLLSSVSVAITITSAQLGRLARRFPATNLISASYILYALAMFIVPFVPNIWLLLIPSTIFGIGLGIGFPSIQTLLADLAPREYLATIISVNGTFFGLGQTLGPLLMGYAFGFGGISSVFYAATGFAILIFFVFRYCTCR; translated from the coding sequence ATGCATTCCGCAGACAATGAGAAATTTGAGCGCCGTAAGCCAGTTTATCAAGAACTTAATTTTCAGATTGTTTGTGCAGTTACCTTAATTGCTGTGCTTGGAGTGTCTAGTGTAACTCCAGCTTTTCCTAAGCTAGCTACAGTATTAAACATCAATCCAAAGGATTTTGGATTGTTAGTAACAGTATTTACTTTACCTGCTTTTATATTAGGGCCTGTTATTGGTGTTGTAGCTGATAGATGGGGCAGAAAAAAAATTCTAGTTCCTTCACTATTTTTATTTGCTATTGCTGGTACAGCTTGCGCTTTTGCTCGTGATTTTAATTTGTTGTTATTTTTGCGTTTACTGCAAGGAATTGGAGCTGCTTCTTTGCTTTCTCTTAGTATCACCTTAATCGGTGATTTATATACAGAAGATAGACGCACTACTGCAATGGGGTACAGCGCTAGCATTAGCAGCGTTGGTACAGCAACTTATCCGATAATTGGCGGTGCATTAGCAACAATGGGATGGTATTATCCCTTTATACTGCCAATATTCGCAATTCCTATTGGCTTACTGGTGTTATTTGTACTAAAAAATCCAGAACCAAAAGGCGATGTCTACGACGGGCTACGCCAACGCAACCTCCAAGAATATTTACGCAATGCCGTAAAAGTTTTGCAAAATCGCCAGTTATTTGGGCTTTTTATTGCCAGTGCTGCTAATTTCGTTTTCCTTTATGGTGCTTACGTCACTTATTTACCACAACTAATTAACGATACATTCAAAGCACCACCTACAGTAATTGGATTACTACTTTCTAGTGTTTCTGTGGCAATTACTATCACATCTGCTCAATTAGGTAGATTAGCAAGAAGATTTCCAGCCACTAATTTAATTAGTGCATCTTATATTTTGTATGCTTTAGCTATGTTTATTGTTCCCTTTGTGCCAAACATTTGGTTACTATTAATTCCTAGTACAATTTTTGGTATTGGTTTAGGTATTGGTTTTCCTAGTATCCAAACTCTTTTAGCAGATTTAGCACCAAGAGAATATTTGGCGACGATTATATCGGTAAATGGCACATTCTTTGGTTTAGGGCAAACCTTGGGGCCGTTATTGATGGGTTATGCCTTTGGTTTTGGTGGCATTAGTAGCGTGTTTTATGCAGCAACGGGTTTTGCAATTTTGATATTTTTTGTGTTTAGATATTGTACTTGTCGATAA
- a CDS encoding Uma2 family endonuclease: MFAIVTPEKIHLPPGAVLHLPGSWQDYQILNQQLGDRSSPRIKYRDGEIFLMAPLPEHGRKVSVIADVVKVLLDHLGQEYESFTPITMELPEKSGIEPDYCFYIENWSAITGKNRINWGVDPSPDLVVEIDIISYTDVNDYLPYRVPEVWLWRKNQLVIYNLQGDRYILETSSRYLPNINVSEIVTECLQIAYERNTSAAIRQLRRKLASEN; this comes from the coding sequence ATGTTTGCTATTGTCACACCAGAGAAAATCCATTTACCCCCAGGTGCAGTACTCCACCTACCTGGAAGTTGGCAAGACTATCAAATATTAAATCAGCAATTGGGCGATCGCTCTTCTCCTCGCATTAAGTATCGAGATGGAGAAATTTTCTTGATGGCTCCGCTACCAGAACACGGGCGCAAAGTAAGCGTGATTGCAGATGTAGTCAAAGTTTTGCTCGATCATCTGGGACAAGAATACGAGTCATTTACGCCAATCACAATGGAACTGCCAGAAAAAAGTGGTATTGAACCAGATTACTGTTTTTATATTGAAAATTGGTCAGCAATAACAGGTAAAAATCGGATCAATTGGGGTGTTGATCCATCACCTGATTTAGTGGTGGAGATAGATATAATCAGTTACACAGACGTAAATGACTATCTGCCTTATCGCGTGCCAGAAGTATGGTTGTGGAGAAAGAACCAACTTGTGATTTATAATTTGCAGGGCGATCGCTACATTCTTGAAACCAGCAGCCGATATCTGCCCAACATCAATGTCTCAGAGATAGTCACAGAATGTTTGCAAATTGCTTACGAGCGTAATACTAGCGCAGCCATTCGCCAATTGCGACGGAAATTGGCAAGTGAGAATTAA
- a CDS encoding transaldolase family protein, whose translation MAIYLDSAIASEAELTKDWGWVKGVTTNPTLLAQSDTPPETTLKKLVALTNGPLYYQLVASDKAGMLAEGRKAFEIIGSQTILKIPATPLGFEVVASLSPEITCSVTAIYSAAQAAVAREAGAKIAIAYVNRASRLLGDGIALVRDMASVLKGSDTEILAASIKSPEEAAASLQAGADHLTLPLAMLQAIATHEFSQKTVEEFAKGGIGLK comes from the coding sequence ATGGCAATTTATTTAGACTCAGCGATCGCATCGGAAGCTGAACTTACCAAGGATTGGGGTTGGGTAAAGGGCGTTACCACAAATCCTACACTGTTAGCTCAAAGCGATACCCCTCCTGAAACGACGCTGAAAAAATTGGTTGCCTTGACGAATGGCCCGTTATACTATCAACTCGTAGCATCAGATAAAGCTGGAATGCTAGCTGAAGGACGAAAAGCATTTGAGATTATTGGTTCGCAAACGATTTTGAAGATTCCCGCAACACCGCTAGGGTTTGAAGTGGTAGCGAGTCTTTCACCAGAAATTACTTGTTCAGTGACAGCAATTTATAGTGCAGCACAAGCAGCAGTAGCACGAGAAGCAGGGGCAAAAATTGCCATAGCCTATGTAAATCGTGCTTCCCGATTATTAGGAGATGGTATTGCTTTAGTACGAGATATGGCTAGTGTACTCAAAGGTAGCGATACAGAAATATTAGCAGCTAGTATTAAATCACCTGAAGAAGCAGCAGCCTCATTGCAAGCTGGAGCGGATCATCTAACTTTACCTTTAGCGATGTTACAGGCGATCGCAACTCATGAATTTTCCCAAAAAACCGTTGAAGAATTCGCTAAAGGAGGCATCGGCTTAAAATAA